Proteins from one Bos taurus isolate L1 Dominette 01449 registration number 42190680 breed Hereford chromosome 7, ARS-UCD2.0, whole genome shotgun sequence genomic window:
- the NR2F1 gene encoding COUP transcription factor 1, whose protein sequence is MAMVVSSWRDPQDDVAGGNPGGPNPAAQAARGGGGGAGEQQQQQAGSGAPHTPQTPGQPGAPATPGTAGDKGQGPPGSGQSQQHIECVVCGDKSSGKHYGQFTCEGCKSFFKRSVRRNLTYTCRANRNCPIDQHHRNQCQYCRLKKCLKVGMRREAVQRGRMPPTQPNPGQYALTNGDPLNGHCYLSGYISLLLRAEPYPTSRYGSQCMQPNNIMGIENICELAARLLFSAVEWARNIPFFPDLQITDQVSLLRLTWSELFVLNAAQCSMPLHVAPLLAAAGLHASPMSADRVVAFMDHIRIFQEQVEKLKALHVDSAEYSCLKAIVLFTSDACGLSDAAHIESLQEKSQCALEEYVRSQYPNQPSRFGKLLLRLPSLRTVSSSVIEQLFFVRLVGKTPIETLIRDMLLSGSSFNWPYMSIQCS, encoded by the exons ATGGCAATGGTAGTTAGCAGCTGGCGAGATCCGCAGGACGACGTGGCCGGGGGCAACCCCGGCGGCCCCAACCCCGCAGCGCAGGCggcccgcggcggcggcggcggcgccggcgagcagcagcagcagcaggcgggCTCGGGCGCGCCGCACACGCCGCAGACCCCGGGCCAGCCCGGAGCACCCGCCACCCCCGGCACGGCAGGGGACAAGGGCCAGGGCCCGCCCGGCTCGGGCCAGAGCCAGCAGCACATCGAGTGCGTGGTGTGCGGGGACAAGTCGAGCGGCAAGCACTACGGCCAATTCACCTGCGAGGGCTGCAAAAGTTTCTTCAAGAGGAGCGTCCGCAGGAACTTAACTTACACATGCCGTGCCAACAGGAACTGTCCCATCGACCAGCACCACCGCAACCAGTGCCAATACTGCCGCCTCAAGAAGTGCCTGAAAGTGGGCATGAGGCGGGAAG CGGTTCAGCGAGGAAGAATGCCTCCCACTCAACCCAATCCAGGCCAGTACGCACTCACCAACGGGGACCCCCTCAACGGCCACTGCTACCTGTCCGGCTACATCTCGCTGCTGCTGCGCGCGGAGCCCTACCCCACGTCGCGTTACGGCAGCCAGTGCATGCAGCCCAACAACATCATGGGCATCGAGAACATCTGCGAGCTGGCCGCGCGCCTGCTCTTCAGCGCCGTCGAGTGGGCCCGCAACATCCCCTTCTTCCCGGATCTGCAGATCACCGACCAGGTGTCCCTGCTCCGCCTGACCTGGAGCGAGCTGTTCGTGCTCAACGCAGCCCAGTGCTCCATGCCGCTGCACGTGGCGCCGCTGCTGGCCGCCGCCGGCCTGCACGCCTCGCCCATGTCCGCCGACCGCGTCGTGGCCTTCATGGACCACATCCGCATCTTCCAGGAGCAGGTGGAGAAGCTCAAGGCGCTGCACGTCGACTCGGCCGAGTACAGCTGTCTCAAAGCCATCGTGCTGTTCACGTCAG ATGCCTGTGGCCTGTCGGATGCGGCCCACATCGAAAGCCTCCAAGAGAAGTCGCAGTGCGCGCTGGAGGAGTATGTGAGGAGCCAGTACCCTAACCAGCCCAGCCGCTTCGGCAAACTGCTGCTGCGGCTGCCCTCGTTGCGCACCGTGTCGTCCTCGGTCATCGAGCAACTCTTCTTCGTCCGTTTGGTAGGTAAAACCCCCATCGAAACTCTCATCCGCGACATGTTACTATCCGGGAGCAGCTTCAACTGGCCTTACATGTCCATCCAGTGCTCCTAG